The following proteins are co-located in the Maridesulfovibrio sp. genome:
- the lspA gene encoding signal peptidase II, with amino-acid sequence MNKYFLAGIISAATLILDQITKIAVREKMVLWTSETVIPGLFNLVHVVNKGAAFGFLNRADITWQRNFFIVVTIVALVAIGMLLKSVGEKDKFQIVGLGLVLGGAIGNLIDRILYHQVTDFLDFYYGSHHYPAFNVADIAICLGAFAMIISFYKTK; translated from the coding sequence ATGAATAAATATTTTTTAGCGGGGATTATCTCTGCTGCAACTTTAATCTTGGACCAAATCACCAAGATTGCAGTCCGTGAAAAGATGGTCCTCTGGACTTCAGAAACTGTCATTCCCGGATTATTTAATCTGGTGCACGTGGTCAATAAGGGCGCTGCATTCGGTTTCTTGAACCGTGCTGATATTACTTGGCAGCGTAATTTTTTTATTGTGGTTACCATTGTTGCACTGGTCGCAATCGGAATGCTGCTTAAGTCTGTTGGGGAAAAGGATAAATTCCAGATTGTGGGCCTTGGGTTAGTGCTAGGCGGTGCTATTGGTAATTTAATCGACCGGATTCTCTATCATCAGGTTACTGACTTTCTGGATTTTTACTATGGATCACATCACTACCCGGCTTTCAATGTAGCGGATATTGCAATCTGTCTGGGCGCTTTTGCCATGATCATCTCATTTTACAAGACTAAATAA
- the ileS gene encoding isoleucine--tRNA ligase, with the protein MSDYKKTLCLPKTKFPMKANLKQREPEMLKSWEETGVYEKMVEANADAEQYVLHDGPPYANGHIHMGTAMNKVLKDIIVKSRNLQGMKAEYVPGWDCHGLPIEHKVEQELKKKKKELPTTVIRKLCREYAAKFVDIQRKEFKRLGVLGNWEDPYLTMKPEYEAATARELGRFMEKGSVIRGKKPIHWCCDCRTALAEAEVEYEDHTSPSIYVRFPLNDEKVLKALPEDVASKVDLSRTYVCIWTTTPWTIPDNMAVAVHPEFEYVVAEVNGDIYILAERLLPVCAESFGWESWNVLATVEGAKLEGAIAKHPIYDRESPIVLANYVTLDSGTGCVHTAPGHGREDFETGLKYGLEVYSPMNNSGVFLKEVEFFAGMNVWEANPKVIEKLQEVGNLLAQEKISHSYPHCWRCKEPVIFRATTQWFIGMEENDLRKKALKAIKDDVDWIPAWGENRIYSMVENRPDWCISRQRNWGVPIIALICQDCDEVYNEPEWVFSVVDEFEKHEHGCDYWFEKSVEEIAPAGLKCPKCGGTHWAKEDDILDVWFDSGTSYAAVVEKRKEHRFPADLYLEGSDQHRGWFHSSLLASVGTRDVPPYKTVLTHGYVVDKDGRKMSKSIGNVIAPQEIIDQHGAEILRMWVSAVNYQEDVRISDEILSRMVDTYRRVRNTCRYILGNLDGFNPEVDAVAPADMLPIDHFALDLVNRQHEVIQKAYTNFEFHKVYHTLHNLCTTELSAFYLDIIKDRLYVSGEKSLERRSAQTVLWQTMLMLLKDMAPILSFTAEEAYSHMPEEMKGSAETVFAIRPELLKPSIDDAERKRWELLMDVRTEVTKAIEPLRREKVIGHSLDTKITLFANEDIAKALEGIERREFFIVSGVEIKPLAEASDDAVKPEELEGLAIKVEKAQGEKCSRCWRYDTLGTNAEHPELCPRCAAVLAG; encoded by the coding sequence ATGAGCGATTATAAAAAGACCCTGTGTCTGCCCAAGACAAAATTTCCCATGAAGGCTAACCTCAAACAGCGCGAGCCCGAAATGCTCAAAAGCTGGGAGGAAACCGGGGTGTACGAAAAAATGGTTGAAGCAAACGCTGACGCCGAGCAGTACGTCCTTCACGACGGCCCCCCGTATGCTAACGGCCACATTCACATGGGTACAGCCATGAACAAGGTTCTCAAGGACATTATCGTTAAGTCCCGCAACCTGCAGGGCATGAAAGCCGAATACGTTCCCGGCTGGGACTGCCACGGCCTGCCCATCGAGCACAAGGTTGAGCAGGAACTCAAGAAAAAGAAAAAAGAACTGCCCACCACTGTTATCCGCAAACTCTGCCGCGAATACGCAGCAAAGTTTGTTGATATTCAGCGCAAGGAATTCAAACGCCTCGGCGTACTTGGTAACTGGGAAGATCCATACCTGACCATGAAGCCCGAATACGAAGCAGCAACCGCTCGTGAACTGGGTCGTTTCATGGAAAAAGGATCTGTTATCCGTGGTAAGAAGCCCATTCACTGGTGCTGCGACTGCCGTACCGCTCTTGCTGAAGCGGAAGTTGAATACGAAGATCACACTTCTCCTTCCATCTACGTACGCTTCCCGCTGAATGATGAAAAAGTTCTGAAAGCACTGCCCGAAGATGTTGCATCCAAAGTAGACCTGTCCCGCACCTACGTGTGTATCTGGACCACCACTCCCTGGACCATCCCCGACAACATGGCTGTGGCTGTTCACCCTGAATTTGAATACGTTGTTGCCGAAGTTAACGGTGACATCTACATTCTCGCTGAAAGACTGCTGCCCGTCTGCGCAGAATCCTTCGGTTGGGAAAGCTGGAATGTTCTGGCAACTGTAGAAGGTGCCAAACTTGAAGGCGCAATAGCCAAACACCCCATTTACGATCGCGAGTCCCCCATTGTTCTCGCCAATTACGTAACTCTCGATTCCGGTACCGGTTGTGTTCATACTGCCCCCGGTCATGGTCGCGAAGACTTTGAAACCGGTCTTAAATACGGACTTGAAGTTTACTCCCCGATGAATAACAGCGGTGTGTTCCTCAAGGAAGTAGAATTCTTCGCCGGAATGAATGTTTGGGAAGCAAACCCCAAAGTAATCGAAAAGCTCCAAGAAGTGGGCAACCTGCTGGCACAGGAAAAAATATCCCACTCCTATCCCCATTGCTGGCGCTGTAAAGAGCCGGTCATCTTCCGCGCAACCACCCAGTGGTTCATCGGCATGGAAGAAAACGACCTGCGCAAAAAAGCTCTCAAAGCCATCAAAGATGATGTTGATTGGATTCCCGCATGGGGTGAAAACCGTATCTACAGCATGGTTGAAAACCGCCCTGACTGGTGTATCTCCCGTCAGCGCAACTGGGGTGTACCCATTATAGCCCTGATTTGTCAGGACTGCGATGAGGTATACAATGAACCTGAATGGGTTTTCTCCGTAGTAGACGAATTTGAAAAACACGAACACGGCTGTGACTACTGGTTTGAAAAATCAGTTGAAGAAATCGCTCCTGCAGGTCTCAAATGCCCCAAATGCGGCGGCACCCACTGGGCCAAGGAAGACGACATCCTCGACGTATGGTTTGATTCCGGTACCAGTTACGCTGCTGTTGTTGAAAAACGTAAGGAACACCGCTTCCCCGCTGATCTGTACCTCGAAGGTTCCGACCAGCATCGCGGATGGTTCCACAGCTCACTGCTCGCTTCCGTTGGTACCCGCGACGTGCCTCCCTACAAGACCGTACTTACTCACGGTTACGTAGTTGATAAGGACGGCCGCAAGATGTCCAAATCCATCGGTAACGTAATCGCACCGCAGGAAATCATTGACCAGCATGGTGCTGAGATCCTGCGTATGTGGGTTTCCGCAGTTAACTATCAGGAAGACGTCCGTATCTCCGACGAAATCCTGAGCCGCATGGTCGATACTTACCGTCGTGTACGTAACACCTGCCGTTACATTCTCGGCAACCTTGACGGTTTCAATCCCGAAGTTGACGCAGTCGCACCCGCAGACATGCTGCCCATCGACCATTTCGCTCTTGATCTGGTCAACCGTCAGCATGAAGTAATCCAGAAAGCTTACACAAACTTTGAATTCCACAAAGTTTACCATACCCTGCACAACCTCTGCACCACCGAGCTGTCTGCCTTCTACCTTGATATTATCAAGGACAGACTCTACGTGTCCGGCGAGAAGAGCCTCGAACGCCGCTCCGCACAGACCGTACTCTGGCAGACCATGCTCATGCTGCTTAAGGATATGGCACCTATCCTTTCCTTCACTGCTGAGGAAGCATATTCCCACATGCCTGAAGAAATGAAAGGATCTGCTGAAACTGTATTCGCTATCCGTCCCGAGCTCCTCAAGCCTTCCATCGACGATGCCGAGCGCAAAAGATGGGAACTGCTCATGGACGTTCGTACCGAAGTCACCAAAGCAATCGAGCCTCTGCGCCGCGAAAAGGTAATCGGTCACTCTCTGGACACCAAGATCACCCTCTTTGCCAACGAAGACATAGCCAAGGCTCTGGAAGGTATCGAGCGTCGCGAATTCTTCATTGTCTCCGGTGTTGAAATCAAGCCGCTGGCCGAAGCTTCCGACGATGCAGTTAAGCCTGAAGAACTTGAAGGACTCGCCATCAAGGTCGAAAAGGCACAGGGCGAAAAATGCAGCCGCTGCTGGAGATACGACACTCTCGGCACAAATGCTGAACATCCCGAACTCTGCCCGCGTTGCGCAGCCGTTCTGGCCGGTTAG
- a CDS encoding DUF493 family protein — translation MAHSIEQFKAALDEHHEWPCDYTFKFIVPCKSLVELKSMIDGFPYTEKDSKTGKYTSVTVVIHANSSDVILNIYEKAATIEGLISL, via the coding sequence ATGGCGCATTCCATCGAACAATTTAAAGCGGCCCTTGATGAGCATCACGAATGGCCCTGCGACTACACTTTTAAATTTATCGTTCCCTGCAAGTCTCTGGTTGAACTCAAGTCAATGATTGACGGTTTTCCATATACAGAAAAAGACTCTAAGACAGGCAAATATACCAGCGTAACCGTTGTCATCCATGCCAACAGCTCTGATGTAATCCTGAATATCTACGAAAAAGCAGCAACCATTGAAGGACTCATTTCCCTTTAA
- a CDS encoding DUF3536 domain-containing protein translates to MSGKFLCIHGHFYQPPREDPWLDMIFPEGSAAPFRHWNERICRESYGPLAWARRMGGNGIFDILNCYEWMSFNVGPTLFRWIERSEPDLYAKILEGDALSLKRWGHGNAIAQIYHHVIMPLASELDRNAEVAWAIADFESRFKRRPEGMWLSETACNTDTLETLAEHGIAFTLLAPRQAEAIAELGTDDWREVDEYSINIKEPYLVELPSGKTISVFFYDGGLSQAIAFEGLLKNGDEFWNKLSGASAEGLLSIGTDGETYGHHVEFGEMALAYVLAQAIEGRDEISLLNYGAYLEKHPPTRKVKVREDSSWSCYHGVERWRNDCGCCTGGHPDWNQQWRKPLREGLDAIKNLMNAHYFNHGDKIFRDARKALVEYGTVLSGIVTEEEFFKKNFKVSEGSAEADMGWKLLSMQKWALSSFASCGWFFDDLARLEPVNNMSFALRAIEIAQETGLIGMEEKFLSIAGEARSNEERYGSTVDLWNSKIKPQSETPGSLIGQALARLYVEGVFPLPGEEGRIEWPGVSVSIRVNDSSLVMARGEAEIRWQLESEVKEYSWKWEKSARVLTGSVEISLPAGQTEHYPLTEISWKKKQSLSLTWVDRFAHKSWEAQILNTGCGPVLFNDFEDYQTSQTWAPRWRKLWAGLAWNYIFSGDNVGKDSLDFMRDVGRDHPDLDYFIEQLAKQLCTMLHNDLTFWDSIRGVVERARNLELPLDLWKLQNCYWDKILIGENDPDLAKMIGFDL, encoded by the coding sequence ATGTCTGGTAAATTTTTGTGCATCCATGGACATTTTTATCAACCGCCACGTGAAGATCCGTGGTTGGATATGATTTTTCCTGAAGGAAGTGCGGCTCCATTCCGGCATTGGAATGAACGTATCTGCCGCGAAAGTTACGGGCCATTGGCCTGGGCCAGACGTATGGGAGGCAACGGCATTTTTGACATCCTGAACTGTTATGAATGGATGAGCTTCAATGTGGGACCTACATTGTTTCGTTGGATCGAACGGTCAGAGCCGGATCTTTATGCAAAGATTCTTGAAGGTGATGCCTTGAGTCTCAAGCGTTGGGGGCACGGTAATGCTATTGCTCAGATATACCACCACGTAATCATGCCGCTTGCTTCAGAGCTGGACCGCAATGCCGAAGTTGCCTGGGCAATTGCGGACTTTGAATCCCGTTTTAAGCGCAGACCGGAAGGCATGTGGCTATCTGAGACCGCTTGTAACACAGATACACTTGAAACCCTTGCCGAACATGGTATTGCCTTCACTTTGCTGGCTCCCCGGCAAGCGGAGGCTATTGCTGAACTTGGAACTGATGATTGGCGCGAAGTTGATGAGTATTCTATAAACATAAAAGAGCCATACCTTGTGGAATTGCCTTCAGGTAAGACCATTTCCGTTTTCTTCTACGATGGCGGACTTTCGCAGGCCATTGCTTTTGAAGGACTGCTTAAAAATGGAGATGAGTTCTGGAACAAGCTTTCAGGGGCATCTGCAGAAGGACTTCTTTCTATCGGTACTGACGGTGAGACGTACGGGCATCATGTGGAGTTCGGCGAAATGGCGCTGGCTTATGTGCTGGCTCAAGCCATTGAAGGACGAGATGAAATTTCGTTGCTCAACTACGGGGCGTATCTTGAAAAGCATCCTCCGACCCGCAAGGTGAAGGTACGGGAGGATTCTTCATGGAGTTGTTATCACGGTGTCGAACGTTGGCGAAATGATTGCGGCTGTTGTACCGGAGGGCATCCTGACTGGAATCAACAGTGGAGAAAACCTCTCAGGGAAGGGCTTGATGCAATCAAGAATTTGATGAACGCCCACTATTTCAATCACGGAGATAAGATTTTCAGGGACGCCCGCAAGGCTTTGGTTGAATATGGAACAGTTCTGAGCGGTATTGTTACCGAAGAAGAATTCTTCAAGAAGAACTTTAAGGTTTCTGAAGGCAGTGCCGAAGCCGATATGGGCTGGAAGCTTCTTTCCATGCAGAAATGGGCTCTTTCGTCTTTTGCGAGCTGCGGTTGGTTTTTTGATGATCTGGCCCGTTTGGAGCCGGTGAACAATATGAGCTTTGCCCTGCGGGCAATTGAAATTGCTCAGGAAACAGGGTTGATCGGCATGGAAGAAAAATTCCTTTCCATAGCCGGGGAAGCAAGGTCCAATGAAGAGCGTTACGGTTCTACCGTTGACCTTTGGAACAGTAAGATTAAGCCTCAGAGTGAAACTCCGGGAAGCTTGATCGGGCAGGCATTAGCCCGTTTGTATGTTGAAGGCGTCTTCCCTTTACCCGGTGAAGAAGGGCGGATTGAATGGCCTGGTGTTTCTGTTTCCATCAGGGTTAACGATTCTTCTCTGGTCATGGCTCGCGGTGAAGCGGAGATTCGCTGGCAGCTTGAGTCAGAAGTTAAAGAGTATAGCTGGAAATGGGAGAAGAGCGCACGTGTTCTTACCGGATCGGTTGAAATATCACTTCCTGCCGGACAAACTGAACATTATCCGCTCACTGAGATATCATGGAAGAAAAAGCAGTCCTTGTCCCTTACCTGGGTTGACAGATTTGCTCATAAATCATGGGAAGCTCAGATATTGAATACGGGGTGTGGCCCTGTTCTTTTTAATGATTTTGAAGATTACCAGACCTCTCAGACATGGGCTCCCCGCTGGCGTAAATTATGGGCCGGACTTGCTTGGAATTACATTTTTTCCGGTGATAATGTAGGTAAAGATTCTCTTGATTTTATGAGAGATGTCGGGCGGGATCATCCTGATCTTGACTATTTTATAGAGCAACTTGCTAAACAGCTCTGCACTATGCTGCACAATGATCTCACATTTTGGGACAGCATTCGTGGAGTTGTCGAACGTGCTCGTAATCTTGAATTACCGCTTGATCTATGGAAACTCCAGAATTGCTACTGGGATAAGATCCTGATCGGGGAAAACGATCCTGATCTGGCAAAAATGATTGGTTTTGATTTGTAG
- a CDS encoding MBL fold metallo-hydrolase, with protein sequence MAIEITGQYTEPCRISVLCDNESLNADLGKEWGLSMALELPGNDLWLWDCSASDLFLKNADAMNIDVSKAKGLALSHGHWDHTGGMDALMDADFMGPVYAHPDFANKRYTKEDDGSAKDASFHCEYPGTIIVRDNVELEDGLFMITEIPRREGLFEATKDLFIDQEMTDVDHVRDDAFMLLMSNSGPVVVLGCCHSGLANSLYHMRDLTGIDSVHAIIGGLHLYSADKSEYENTAKVIEEFNPKMISPGHCTGKDGFEFLKERLSCEVVPLGSGSVYEF encoded by the coding sequence ATGGCCATCGAGATAACAGGACAATACACCGAACCGTGCAGAATCTCCGTTCTTTGTGACAATGAATCCCTGAATGCAGATCTTGGTAAGGAATGGGGGCTTTCCATGGCCCTTGAACTTCCGGGAAATGACCTCTGGCTCTGGGATTGCAGCGCAAGCGACCTTTTCCTGAAAAATGCCGACGCCATGAATATTGATGTCAGCAAGGCCAAAGGTCTGGCACTCAGCCACGGTCACTGGGATCATACCGGAGGCATGGATGCCCTCATGGATGCTGATTTCATGGGGCCTGTTTATGCTCATCCTGATTTTGCAAACAAACGGTACACCAAGGAAGATGACGGTTCCGCCAAGGATGCGTCTTTCCATTGCGAATATCCGGGAACCATAATTGTTCGTGATAATGTTGAGCTGGAAGACGGATTGTTCATGATCACAGAAATCCCGCGCCGTGAAGGCTTATTTGAAGCGACTAAGGATTTATTCATTGATCAGGAAATGACCGATGTCGATCATGTCCGTGATGACGCTTTTATGCTGCTCATGAGTAATTCCGGCCCGGTTGTAGTACTCGGCTGCTGTCACAGCGGTCTGGCCAATTCGCTCTACCATATGCGTGACCTGACCGGAATAGATTCCGTACACGCAATCATCGGCGGTCTTCACCTGTATTCTGCTGATAAGTCGGAATATGAAAATACCGCCAAGGTAATTGAGGAATTCAATCCTAAAATGATCTCCCCCGGACATTGTACCGGGAAAGACGGTTTTGAATTCCTGAAAGAAAGGCTTTCCTGCGAAGTCGTGCCTTTGGGGTCCGGTTCGGTTTATGAGTTTTAG